From one Triticum urartu cultivar G1812 chromosome 3, Tu2.1, whole genome shotgun sequence genomic stretch:
- the LOC125546142 gene encoding uncharacterized protein LOC125546142 isoform X1 — protein MRAAWPRWPEGEGERGGRTRAACRSVAVVAGGVAPPLSCSHFSDRIAATTRVWLSTSHCMLKKNVRKRKLEPTSLRRRWPPIQLGSSEARARGGLVARAAVVAKDDAASFDLAGEFCAIISLCFIYSRKVVIALGKKHMNWF, from the exons ATGAGGGCGGCatggccgcggtggccggagggcgagggagagaggggaggCCGGACGAGGGCGGCGTGTCGTTCTGTGGCCGTGGTGGCAGGAGGGGTGGCTCCCCCGCTCTCGTGCAGCCACTTCTCTGACCGCATTGCAGCGACGACGCGAGTTTGGCTATCGACAAG TCACTGCATGCTGAAGAAAAATGTGAGGAAGCGGAAGCTAGAGCCAACGAGCTTGAGAAGAAGATGGCCTCCTATTCAGCTCGGATCAAGTGAGGCACGGGCGAGGGGAGGGCTGGTGGCCCGCGCCGCTGTTGTA GCCAAGGATGACGCTGCGAGCTTCGATTTGGCGGGTGAGTTTTGTGCGATCATTTCCTTGTGTTTTATTTATAGTCGTAAGGTTGTGATTGCTCTTGGGAAAAAGCATATGAACTGGTTCTAA